One part of the Homo sapiens chromosome 19, GRCh38.p14 Primary Assembly genome encodes these proteins:
- the SH3GL1 gene encoding endophilin-A2 isoform 2 (isoform 2 is encoded by transcript variant 2), translated as MSVAGLKKQFYKASQLVSEKVGGAEGTKLDDDFKEMEKKVDVTSKAVTEVLARTIEYLQPNPGDALLDAGESMKRLAEVKDSLDIEVKQNFIDPLQNLCEKDLKEIQHHLKKLEGRRLDFDYKKKRQGKIPDEELRQALEKFEESKEVAETSMHNLLETDIEQVSQLSALVDAQLDYHRQAVQILDELAEKLKRRMREASSRPKREYKPKPREPFDLGEPEQSNGGFPCTTAPKIAASSSFRSSDKPIRTPSRSMPPLDQPSCKALYDFEPENDGELGFHEGDVITLTNQIDENWYEGMLDGQSGFFPLSYVEVLVPLPQ; from the exons CTGGTCAGTGAGAAGGTCGGAGGGGCCGAGGGGACCAAGCTGGATGATGACTTCAAAGAGATGGAGAAG AAGGTGGATGTCACCAGCAAGGCGGTGACAGAAGTGCTGGCCAGGACCATCGAGTACCTGCAGCCCAACCCAG GTGACGCATTGCTGGATGCCGGCGAGTCCATGAAGCGCCTGGCAGAGGTGAAGGACTCCCTGGACATCGAGGTCAAGCAGAACTTCATTGACCCCCTCCAGAACCTGTGCGAGAAAGACCTGAAGGAGATCCAG CACCACCTGAAGAAACTGGAGGGCCGCCGCCTGGACTTTGACTACAAGAAGAAGCGGCAGGGCAAGATCCCCGATGAGGAGCTACGCCAGGCGCTGGAGAAGTTCGAGGAGTCCAAGGAGGTGGCAGAAACCAGCATGCACAACCTCCTGGAGACTGAC ATCGAGCAGGTGAGTCAGCTCTCGGCCCTGGTGGATGCACAGCTGGACTACCACCGGCAGGCCGTGCAGATCCTGGACGAGCTGGCGGAGAAGCTCAAGCGCAG GATGCGGGAAGCTTCCTCACGCCCTAAGCGGGAGTATAAGCCCAAGCCCCGGGAGCCCTTTGACCTTGGAGAGCCTGAGCAGTCCAACGGGGGCTTCCCCTGCACCACAGCCCCCAAGATCGCAG CTTCATCGTCTTTCCGATCTTCCGACAAGCCCATCCGGACCCCTAGCCGGAGCATGC CGCCCCTGGACCAGCCGAGCTGCAAGGCGCTGTACGACTTCGAGCCCGAGAACGACGGGGAGCTGGGCTTCCATGAGGGCGACGTCATCACGCTGACCAACCAGATCGATGAGAACTGGTACGAGGGCATGCTGGACGGCCAGTCGGGCTTCTTCCCGCTCAGCTACGTGGAGGTGCTTGTGCCCCTGCCGCAGTGA
- the SH3GL1 gene encoding endophilin-A2 isoform 1 (isoform 1 is encoded by transcript variant 1) — translation MSVAGLKKQFYKASQLVSEKVGGAEGTKLDDDFKEMEKKVDVTSKAVTEVLARTIEYLQPNPASRAKLTMLNTVSKIRGQVKNPGYPQSEGLLGECMIRHGKELGGESNFGDALLDAGESMKRLAEVKDSLDIEVKQNFIDPLQNLCEKDLKEIQHHLKKLEGRRLDFDYKKKRQGKIPDEELRQALEKFEESKEVAETSMHNLLETDIEQVSQLSALVDAQLDYHRQAVQILDELAEKLKRRMREASSRPKREYKPKPREPFDLGEPEQSNGGFPCTTAPKIAASSSFRSSDKPIRTPSRSMPPLDQPSCKALYDFEPENDGELGFHEGDVITLTNQIDENWYEGMLDGQSGFFPLSYVEVLVPLPQ, via the exons CTGGTCAGTGAGAAGGTCGGAGGGGCCGAGGGGACCAAGCTGGATGATGACTTCAAAGAGATGGAGAAG AAGGTGGATGTCACCAGCAAGGCGGTGACAGAAGTGCTGGCCAGGACCATCGAGTACCTGCAGCCCAACCCAG CCTCGCGGGCTAAGCTGACCATGCTCAACACGGTGTCCAAGATCCGGGGCCAGGTGAAGAACCCCGGCTACCCGCAGTCGGAGGGGCTTCTGGGCGAGTGCATGATCCGCCACGGGAAGGAGCTGGGCGGCGAGTCCAACTTTG GTGACGCATTGCTGGATGCCGGCGAGTCCATGAAGCGCCTGGCAGAGGTGAAGGACTCCCTGGACATCGAGGTCAAGCAGAACTTCATTGACCCCCTCCAGAACCTGTGCGAGAAAGACCTGAAGGAGATCCAG CACCACCTGAAGAAACTGGAGGGCCGCCGCCTGGACTTTGACTACAAGAAGAAGCGGCAGGGCAAGATCCCCGATGAGGAGCTACGCCAGGCGCTGGAGAAGTTCGAGGAGTCCAAGGAGGTGGCAGAAACCAGCATGCACAACCTCCTGGAGACTGAC ATCGAGCAGGTGAGTCAGCTCTCGGCCCTGGTGGATGCACAGCTGGACTACCACCGGCAGGCCGTGCAGATCCTGGACGAGCTGGCGGAGAAGCTCAAGCGCAG GATGCGGGAAGCTTCCTCACGCCCTAAGCGGGAGTATAAGCCCAAGCCCCGGGAGCCCTTTGACCTTGGAGAGCCTGAGCAGTCCAACGGGGGCTTCCCCTGCACCACAGCCCCCAAGATCGCAG CTTCATCGTCTTTCCGATCTTCCGACAAGCCCATCCGGACCCCTAGCCGGAGCATGC CGCCCCTGGACCAGCCGAGCTGCAAGGCGCTGTACGACTTCGAGCCCGAGAACGACGGGGAGCTGGGCTTCCATGAGGGCGACGTCATCACGCTGACCAACCAGATCGATGAGAACTGGTACGAGGGCATGCTGGACGGCCAGTCGGGCTTCTTCCCGCTCAGCTACGTGGAGGTGCTTGTGCCCCTGCCGCAGTGA
- the SH3GL1 gene encoding endophilin-A2 isoform X2, with product MEKKVDVTSKAVTEVLARTIEYLQPNPASRAKLTMLNTVSKIRGQVKNPGYPQSEGLLGECMIRHGKELGGESNFGDALLDAGESMKRLAEVKDSLDIEVKQNFIDPLQNLCEKDLKEIQHHLKKLEGRRLDFDYKKKRQGKIPDEELRQALEKFEESKEVAETSMHNLLETDIEQVSQLSALVDAQLDYHRQAVQILDELAEKLKRRMREASSRPKREYKPKPREPFDLGEPEQSNGGFPCTTAPKIAASSSFRSSDKPIRTPSRSMPPLDQPSCKALYDFEPENDGELGFHEGDVITLTNQIDENWYEGMLDGQSGFFPLSYVEVLVPLPQ from the exons ATGGAGAAG AAGGTGGATGTCACCAGCAAGGCGGTGACAGAAGTGCTGGCCAGGACCATCGAGTACCTGCAGCCCAACCCAG CCTCGCGGGCTAAGCTGACCATGCTCAACACGGTGTCCAAGATCCGGGGCCAGGTGAAGAACCCCGGCTACCCGCAGTCGGAGGGGCTTCTGGGCGAGTGCATGATCCGCCACGGGAAGGAGCTGGGCGGCGAGTCCAACTTTG GTGACGCATTGCTGGATGCCGGCGAGTCCATGAAGCGCCTGGCAGAGGTGAAGGACTCCCTGGACATCGAGGTCAAGCAGAACTTCATTGACCCCCTCCAGAACCTGTGCGAGAAAGACCTGAAGGAGATCCAG CACCACCTGAAGAAACTGGAGGGCCGCCGCCTGGACTTTGACTACAAGAAGAAGCGGCAGGGCAAGATCCCCGATGAGGAGCTACGCCAGGCGCTGGAGAAGTTCGAGGAGTCCAAGGAGGTGGCAGAAACCAGCATGCACAACCTCCTGGAGACTGAC ATCGAGCAGGTGAGTCAGCTCTCGGCCCTGGTGGATGCACAGCTGGACTACCACCGGCAGGCCGTGCAGATCCTGGACGAGCTGGCGGAGAAGCTCAAGCGCAG GATGCGGGAAGCTTCCTCACGCCCTAAGCGGGAGTATAAGCCCAAGCCCCGGGAGCCCTTTGACCTTGGAGAGCCTGAGCAGTCCAACGGGGGCTTCCCCTGCACCACAGCCCCCAAGATCGCAG CTTCATCGTCTTTCCGATCTTCCGACAAGCCCATCCGGACCCCTAGCCGGAGCATGC CGCCCCTGGACCAGCCGAGCTGCAAGGCGCTGTACGACTTCGAGCCCGAGAACGACGGGGAGCTGGGCTTCCATGAGGGCGACGTCATCACGCTGACCAACCAGATCGATGAGAACTGGTACGAGGGCATGCTGGACGGCCAGTCGGGCTTCTTCCCGCTCAGCTACGTGGAGGTGCTTGTGCCCCTGCCGCAGTGA
- the SH3GL1 gene encoding endophilin-A2 isoform X1 — MGVTQLVSEKVGGAEGTKLDDDFKEMEKKVDVTSKAVTEVLARTIEYLQPNPASRAKLTMLNTVSKIRGQVKNPGYPQSEGLLGECMIRHGKELGGESNFGDALLDAGESMKRLAEVKDSLDIEVKQNFIDPLQNLCEKDLKEIQHHLKKLEGRRLDFDYKKKRQGKIPDEELRQALEKFEESKEVAETSMHNLLETDIEQVSQLSALVDAQLDYHRQAVQILDELAEKLKRRMREASSRPKREYKPKPREPFDLGEPEQSNGGFPCTTAPKIAASSSFRSSDKPIRTPSRSMPPLDQPSCKALYDFEPENDGELGFHEGDVITLTNQIDENWYEGMLDGQSGFFPLSYVEVLVPLPQ; from the exons CTGGTCAGTGAGAAGGTCGGAGGGGCCGAGGGGACCAAGCTGGATGATGACTTCAAAGAGATGGAGAAG AAGGTGGATGTCACCAGCAAGGCGGTGACAGAAGTGCTGGCCAGGACCATCGAGTACCTGCAGCCCAACCCAG CCTCGCGGGCTAAGCTGACCATGCTCAACACGGTGTCCAAGATCCGGGGCCAGGTGAAGAACCCCGGCTACCCGCAGTCGGAGGGGCTTCTGGGCGAGTGCATGATCCGCCACGGGAAGGAGCTGGGCGGCGAGTCCAACTTTG GTGACGCATTGCTGGATGCCGGCGAGTCCATGAAGCGCCTGGCAGAGGTGAAGGACTCCCTGGACATCGAGGTCAAGCAGAACTTCATTGACCCCCTCCAGAACCTGTGCGAGAAAGACCTGAAGGAGATCCAG CACCACCTGAAGAAACTGGAGGGCCGCCGCCTGGACTTTGACTACAAGAAGAAGCGGCAGGGCAAGATCCCCGATGAGGAGCTACGCCAGGCGCTGGAGAAGTTCGAGGAGTCCAAGGAGGTGGCAGAAACCAGCATGCACAACCTCCTGGAGACTGAC ATCGAGCAGGTGAGTCAGCTCTCGGCCCTGGTGGATGCACAGCTGGACTACCACCGGCAGGCCGTGCAGATCCTGGACGAGCTGGCGGAGAAGCTCAAGCGCAG GATGCGGGAAGCTTCCTCACGCCCTAAGCGGGAGTATAAGCCCAAGCCCCGGGAGCCCTTTGACCTTGGAGAGCCTGAGCAGTCCAACGGGGGCTTCCCCTGCACCACAGCCCCCAAGATCGCAG CTTCATCGTCTTTCCGATCTTCCGACAAGCCCATCCGGACCCCTAGCCGGAGCATGC CGCCCCTGGACCAGCCGAGCTGCAAGGCGCTGTACGACTTCGAGCCCGAGAACGACGGGGAGCTGGGCTTCCATGAGGGCGACGTCATCACGCTGACCAACCAGATCGATGAGAACTGGTACGAGGGCATGCTGGACGGCCAGTCGGGCTTCTTCCCGCTCAGCTACGTGGAGGTGCTTGTGCCCCTGCCGCAGTGA
- the SH3GL1 gene encoding endophilin-A2 isoform 3 (isoform 3 is encoded by transcript variant 3) has protein sequence MSVAGLKKQFYKASQLVSEKVGGAEGTKLDDDFKEMEKKVDVTSKAVTEVLARTIEYLQPNPASRAKLTMLNTVSKIRGQNLCEKDLKEIQHHLKKLEGRRLDFDYKKKRQGKIPDEELRQALEKFEESKEVAETSMHNLLETDIEQVSQLSALVDAQLDYHRQAVQILDELAEKLKRRMREASSRPKREYKPKPREPFDLGEPEQSNGGFPCTTAPKIAASSSFRSSDKPIRTPSRSMPPLDQPSCKALYDFEPENDGELGFHEGDVITLTNQIDENWYEGMLDGQSGFFPLSYVEVLVPLPQ, from the exons CTGGTCAGTGAGAAGGTCGGAGGGGCCGAGGGGACCAAGCTGGATGATGACTTCAAAGAGATGGAGAAG AAGGTGGATGTCACCAGCAAGGCGGTGACAGAAGTGCTGGCCAGGACCATCGAGTACCTGCAGCCCAACCCAG CCTCGCGGGCTAAGCTGACCATGCTCAACACGGTGTCCAAGATCCGGGGCCAG AACCTGTGCGAGAAAGACCTGAAGGAGATCCAG CACCACCTGAAGAAACTGGAGGGCCGCCGCCTGGACTTTGACTACAAGAAGAAGCGGCAGGGCAAGATCCCCGATGAGGAGCTACGCCAGGCGCTGGAGAAGTTCGAGGAGTCCAAGGAGGTGGCAGAAACCAGCATGCACAACCTCCTGGAGACTGAC ATCGAGCAGGTGAGTCAGCTCTCGGCCCTGGTGGATGCACAGCTGGACTACCACCGGCAGGCCGTGCAGATCCTGGACGAGCTGGCGGAGAAGCTCAAGCGCAG GATGCGGGAAGCTTCCTCACGCCCTAAGCGGGAGTATAAGCCCAAGCCCCGGGAGCCCTTTGACCTTGGAGAGCCTGAGCAGTCCAACGGGGGCTTCCCCTGCACCACAGCCCCCAAGATCGCAG CTTCATCGTCTTTCCGATCTTCCGACAAGCCCATCCGGACCCCTAGCCGGAGCATGC CGCCCCTGGACCAGCCGAGCTGCAAGGCGCTGTACGACTTCGAGCCCGAGAACGACGGGGAGCTGGGCTTCCATGAGGGCGACGTCATCACGCTGACCAACCAGATCGATGAGAACTGGTACGAGGGCATGCTGGACGGCCAGTCGGGCTTCTTCCCGCTCAGCTACGTGGAGGTGCTTGTGCCCCTGCCGCAGTGA